GGTGACCCCTTTCCCCACCTTGGAATTGCCGAGAGATGAAATTTGATCTTCCTATCTTCACTAGTAACTATGCACGTGGTAATCAGAGTTATAATGTATTATCTTGATtagattaaattaaaattgctGCCTCCATAACATATGACTTGTTCTGTTTTAAAGGCTCCATTGTCAAATGTAAATGAAAGCACAGCAATGTTACAGAAGGAGTTAGCAATTTCATCATACAAAGGTGCATCAAGAGGACCTTTTGTATTCGGTTTTATTGATCTCTTCAGTGCTTCTGGAGAGTCATGGAATTGGAGTCTTGGGATGAATCAAAACATTGAGAAGCACTCTTTCCAACAGTTGCATGCAAAAGTTGGTACAAAATCCATATCGGAGATTCCTGGTAAGAAATTTGATGAGGTTGGGAAGCCCTTGGGAATGCAAGATAAGAAGCAGGTACCATTGCCCAGCAAAACAGCCAACTTGGATACGCTTCAGGAAgagagtgaagatgaagataaGAGCAGTAGTAGTTCTGGGTCAAGTAGAAACATGATGGAGGAAGTAGTAGGATGTGACTGCACTGGTGATGAAGAGGTAAAGTATTTAGAATGTGGTTGTATTCATGTATTTTAATTTGTTCCTATGCTGTAAAAGTTGTTGCAGCTCAGTTGCTTGACTCTCTGTTGGGGGAACGTGTTTCTATCCTGATTCATAATCTCATGTCCTTTACTTTTATGACTCTTCTTTCTATCATACTCATTGTGTAGCAGGCAGGTCAGTGGTAATTTATAGAGTAATTTTGTCGTGCACGATATGAAATTGGTTTCTTGTTTGGAAAGACTGCAATGCTAGATATAATGTTCCTTTTGCCTacacacaaaaataaaaaataaaaatccttttATCAGATCAGGACGTGTGAAATTCATTCCAACGATTAGGCAGGCTGTGCACATTAGGGTTAAGTAGGCGAGAACAATAATGTAGGAGTTGTAGATTGTTAAATTTCCAAATGGACTTATATATAGAGGGTTCATCACCAACCCAAAGCTTAACACTGTATTATGGGAGTTTTTAggggagggagaagagaggagaggagaggggaggggagaaaaggggagggagggagaggagaggagaggggagGAAAGGGGAGGAAaggggagggagaggagaggagatgaGAGGAAATGGAGGGAGAATGCATATCTTGTTTGGGAGATTTTATGGAGGGAGAGGAATGGAGAGGATAGTTAATGAAACAAAAGTATATTATAAGACAATTATACCTTCATTTATTTTGAGTTACATTATTtacttatatttaattatattaaaggCCACTTTACATTTAACAGTAGCATAAAGGTATTgttgtgtatatattataacaGTGGCATATACATACACTATTACGGTTATTTATGTAAACACTAATAAATAACAGTAgtataaagttaaaaaaatctattgtAAAGAGAGTTGTGTAGAGTGAGTTGTAGCAAATCACACATGAGTTCCTCCAAATTCCTCCAATTTGGAAGGTTAGGAAATTCTTAACAATGGAGGGAGACTATTTCCCTCCAAATCCCTCTTTCCTCCCTCCTCTCTCCCTCAAATAAATCTCCCAAACAAGGGAGACACTCTCCTTCCAAATCCTCTCCCTTCCTCTGCCTCCAAATCCAAAtcccaaacacaccctaagtTGATAGGTGTTGGAATCCAACCATCTTATATACCCAGGTTTTTCTTATTAACATTCAGATGTAGGATTAATCTCAACTCAACATGAATCTTTAATTGTTATCCGGTCAAGATGTTAGCACATGATGATAGTATCTGATCAACTAGGATTTaggaagttaattagttaaccacaaaaaaggaaaaaagaaataaaagctCTTGGACATATGAGATTTCAGTTTTATACCCCCGTCTTGGTTGGAAATCACTATGATATCCTTGCTCTTGCAGGATGCGTATGTTGAGAATCGTGCAACCGCAGATGATGACAGTGATAACAGTGACAACTGTCCATCAGAGTCACATTCTTCTGCTTCTACGGGTCATTTTCAAGCATCTGGAGATGTTCGCAAAGATCTTATACTAGTGAGGCTTTCTGCAATGTCTTTTTATCATTCCTTTTGAAAAATCACATCTTTGATCTAATTAGTGCCTTCCACATGCTTAGGTTCATCTCCTCCACCTTGTTTGTGGTTCAAAAGGGCCATTGGCAGACACTTTGCCGCAGATATCCTCGGAACTCTACAATCTTGGAGTATGTAATGCGGCCACGGCATCTTTACATAGAACTTCATTTTATGATTATAAAACTGATATATTCTTCTCCCCCATCATTTCAGATACTTTCTCAGCAGGCACAAGATTTAGCTTTAAAGCCATCCTCATTTAGAAAAACTTTTGATCATGCTTTCCGACAATATATGGTAGGTTTCCTGCATCTAGCCGTCCTTGTTTTTAATGTAACTCTGTCTATCTAATCTGATTGTTGTATCCTTCATTTTAATATGCTTTTGTATAATTCTAGGCTTCGTCAAGAACTTCTCAATTTTGGAAGCTAATGGAGGACGCAGAACAGCCTAATACATCTCTTCCAAGTTCTCGGTATCTCAATGATTTCGAAGAGCTTAAGCCCCTTGGTAAAGATGTTTCTTGTACCTATAGGTTAGATGGTCAAGTCAGCTTTTTTATTTCTGAAGATAAGCACTTAAGTTGTGTACCCTGAAGATTTTAGACTTTATCATAGCATACAAAAAGTAATCTATCTGCAACATCTCTTGAGTTATCATGCATTTGCATATCTGCGAAATTAGTTTGATCATCCTCCCCCAAAGTTGTTGATGTGGTATAACCGGAAAGTTTGAATCAGCTAAATCATTTTGGTTATCATTTAAAGATTGCTTGAATGACACTCACCCTTCAACCTTGGGAAGCAAGCTTCCTCAGCTAGTACATTCTGCGACTATGGCATGTTTGAGGTCCACTTGAAAGTCTGAGCAGCACCTTTTCAAACCTTTCACTGTTTCCGTGCGTTCCAGAATTTCAAGAAATTCCTGGTACATTCTTTGCATGTCCTTGTCAGATGCATTACAGTATAACCCtgtaaaaattcaagaaaagaaGTAACGTACTTATTCCGCAAACTTATAAGTCGTTCAGCCTGCAGAGCAAAGTCTAAGTCTTGTCCAAATCAGGATGGCTAAATTCAGTGgttactcctttttttttttttcagtttttgcatgttttgctTCTCATTGACTAGTGAGCATTCGGAAATTTCAGATAAGGCACAAATCATCATCAACATTATCCTGTTTCATGATTGGACAGGTCATGGTGGCTTTGGCCATGTTGTTCTATGTAAGAATAAACTGGATGGAAGGCAGTATGCAGTCAAGAAAATCCGTCTAAAAGACAAAAGCCTACCCCTTAACGACCGTATATTGAGGTTAGTTTCAGTTTCccattatttagaaaaaagttGTTCTATTTCAAAATGAATGATGCTATGTTGTGATTTGTGTTTGGACCACTTTCCTGTTGGTTTTACAATTGGACCACTTATCTTCAACTTCATATACATGatgtttttgattttttgaCCATCAAGATGGAGGCAGAGATTTAAAAAAGGCTTTGTTATTTCCCATTATGGTCTTGTATGTGACAAAGGACCACTCgatgtcttttttttctaGGAGAATGATCACTCAACTATAATTTCTACATTATTCATCCACTTATGAAAGCACTATGCAAAAAATAGTGAAAGGCAGGAGAGTGAGAAAGGACAAAGATCTAAGGGGAATATCTGTGACAAGATCATGGATTATTATGTACATTTGCTATCTAAGTCAACTGGTTTTATATGTTGCCTCTCAACATGGCTGTATCGGGTATTAGTACTGCACTGTAGTGAGAGTTGATACATTTTATTGccaattttcaagaaaaagtTTGTAGGTTTGGCTTCATAatgttttctaaaatattcaGTTAAAAGCTTTTGGAGCTTTTTTGGTTTtgctatctatatctatatattagcCTTCTTCCCTAGGCAAAGTCGATTCTTCTCGGGTGATATACAATTTTGGATCTTTTTTCATGCATAAAGTATGTTGTGTTAACTAGGGAAGTAGCCACACTATCTCGTCTACAGCATCAGCATGTGGTCCGCTACTACCAGGTGAGAGTTCAGATTGCTTCTTCTTTCCTCTCTATTGGTAAATGAAATTTATGTAAAAATAGAAGACCTCTTGAGTAACCACGGATAAAAGTAAGGGGCTATCAGAAAAATAAGGACATCTTGGCTAAAAAATCATAGTTCAagcaaaagagaaagaaagtaGAACTAGGGAGCTGTCATCATAGGAACCAGGGGAAGTTATTACAGGACCCGGTTTCTCCACTGTAATTACCTATTATTTCTGTTTTAATTGTCACAACCTATCATTAGGCGATATACATTGCACCATTCTAAAAATCTATCatcaaggaaaaggaaaagtttTCATCGTCGAACGTGGacttctcaattttttaaaattcttttctaTGTTTCCAACTAGTCTTCATTTTTTCGATAGTGATGTCTTGTAAGGCTCCTCATTCCAGAACTGCTCTCTGAAACCTCCAATAGTATGTAACTAAACTGAAAAACAGCATTCTAAATGAAGATACGGTTTCGGCAAGAGGCCTAGAACATTAACCAATCCTTAACTGGGTTCATTATCCAGATTTTTCACTGAATAGAGTTACTTCTGTTCATCCCTCTTTGAGCTTCCGCGTTAATTTGTGATACTTCCAGGCATGGTTTGAAACAGGAATTGCTGGTTCTTATGGTGATGCTGGTTGGGGTTCCATGACAGCCGCAAGTACCACTTTCAGCGATAGGAATTTGAGCTCCACGGATGGTTTTGGACAAGACAGCAAACTTGATTCAACTTACCTATATATCCAAATGGAGTATTGTCCTAGGTAAATTCCAAATACTGTTGTATAAGGCGGCAATATATCTCATGATTACTTCAGCATGTTCCGTGAACTAGCTTAGAACAATACGTGAGTAGCTGGACATAATTAGCCTTCCAAAAGTTCATGGTACAATTTTCCGTCATCATAATTACTACATTGAACCTCGCCTTTTCCTAGATTTGACAGGTAGTGATCCTACTGCTGCTGGTGTCCTTTTTGTTTCctatatcatatgtttttcaAAAGATCAAATGAATGTTATGAGTGGACATGAGGTAGGACTTCCAAGTTATTAAAAGGATCAATTGAGCGTTTTACCctcaattttataattgatCAAGAATATGTGGGGACTTTTAGTTTATAAGGCAGTCGTCTTTTAGTCAATCCCTTTCTGGTTTCCTTATGTACCAATGTTGTTTTATTTTGGGTTTTGCAGGACTCTTCGCCAAGTCTTTGAATCTTACCAGTTTGACAAAGAACTGGCATGGCATCTGTTTCGCCAAATTGTAGAAGGCTTGGCACATATTCATGGACAAGGGATAATCCATCGTGATTTAACACCTAGCAACATTTTCTTTGATGCTCGTAATGACATCAAAATTGGGGACTTTGGTCTTGGTAAGTAGCAGACAGATATCTCAGAGGCTCGATATTCATTGCTTAGCATATTTAGAAACAAAAACTTTTACAGATCAGTTCTTTGACATGGTATTAGTGTAAATATCTGTTTCCAGCCTCGGGGGCCCCTATATGTGTTCTAACATTCTTTTTGCAATATATCCTGTTCCAGCTAAGTTCTTAAAATTTGAGCAGTTGGATCAGGATCCAACTTTATCAACTGAAGCAACTGGAGTATCATTGGATGGTACTGGTCAAATTGGAACCTACTTCTACACTGCCCCCGAAATTGAGCAAGGTTGGCCAAAGATAGATGAAAAGGTGAACACTTGCTGCCgattcttctgttttatttcATCTAAGTTCCAGCATAATCATTCTATCTGCTTTATTGTCTTTTCTTATCTACATTTTGTAAATTACCTGGAAATGTTGTGATGCAGGCTGACATGTATAGTTTGGGAGTTGTGTTCTTTGAGCTATGGCACCCATTTGGGACTGCTATGGAGAGACAGATTATATTGTCTGATTTGAAGCTAAAAGGAAATCTACCTTCTGCTTGGGTTGCTGAATTTCCAGAGCAAGCTTCTTTATTGCGGCGGTTGATGTCTTCTAGTCCATCTGACCGCCCATCTGCCATGGAGCTTCTGCAGCATGCATTTCCACCGAGAATGGAATATGAGTTATTAGATAGTAAGTTTGGTCTTATTTGTGTCTAGAAACCAGTTTGTAAGTTACTACAACTGTTCCAACTTCCTCTCGACTTtgtataagtatatatatgaagattGATTGCACATTGTGTGACTGGATACTAGAGGATTGAAAGGCATAAAATTTGAACTAGGCAATGCATACTCTTGATTTGTTGAGAATCTTCATGTTAATGCTGAAATCCAGTAGGAAACACCAACGAGCATAGCAGGACATTACATTTtgccttgaaaagaaaagcatTCTGGTATGCATTAAATGCAATGTCCTTTAGATCCTAATGATGTTCAGACACATCTTCAATTGATATAATAGATTATCTCTGGGGAAAATTCATCTTGCCATTTCTCCCAGAATCCCTGAATAGATTTTTTGCAGTCATTGACTTACTATTTCACTTTTATCAGTCTTTGCTTCTTTGTACCTTGAAATAATAGCTCAGCAGACGGGATTTTCCCCAGAGTCTATGATTTACTGATTGTTATGCAGCTTTTGGATATTCGAACAAAACGACCTTTAGAGGATTTTCCATTTTCCTATGTCAAATGCGTcagcttttaatttttctgcaCTCAGAATTCAACTCTGTAGAACATTGAAACTTGAAAGCTGAAATGCACGTTTCATTTTGCAAGCTCTCACAACATAATGCATTGTCTCTTTTAGATATGCTTCGAACAATGCGAACTTCAGAGGATACAAGGGTGTATGACAAGGTTGTTAGTGCCATctttgatgaagaagcattAATGATGAAAGACCAAGAGCAGGATGCTGATAGATTAAAGTTGGACGGCAATGTTGATCCTTATATCAGTTGTACAGAATTTGGCGCTGAAATGCGTGATCATGTGGTTGATGTCACTACTGAAGTCT
Above is a window of Punica granatum isolate Tunisia-2019 chromosome 7, ASM765513v2, whole genome shotgun sequence DNA encoding:
- the LOC116212962 gene encoding eIF-2-alpha kinase GCN2, whose protein sequence is MGQGSKKKKKGVKRSKGRSASKDKASQSDGDNDLLSEEITALCAIFQEDCKIVSESPPRMIIKLRPYSKDMGFEDVDVSALLSVRCLPGYPHKCPKLQITPEKGLSKADADNLLSLLNDQGNSNAREGRVMIFNLVEAAQEFLSEIVPVGQVGKLAPLSNVNESTAMLQKELAISSYKGASRGPFVFGFIDLFSASGESWNWSLGMNQNIEKHSFQQLHAKVGTKSISEIPGKKFDEVGKPLGMQDKKQVPLPSKTANLDTLQEESEDEDKSSSSSGSSRNMMEEVVGCDCTGDEEDAYVENRATADDDSDNSDNCPSESHSSASTGHFQASGDVRKDLILVHLLHLVCGSKGPLADTLPQISSELYNLGILSQQAQDLALKPSSFRKTFDHAFRQYMASSRTSQFWKLMEDAEQPNTSLPSSRYLNDFEELKPLGHGGFGHVVLCKNKLDGRQYAVKKIRLKDKSLPLNDRILREVATLSRLQHQHVVRYYQAWFETGIAGSYGDAGWGSMTAASTTFSDRNLSSTDGFGQDSKLDSTYLYIQMEYCPRTLRQVFESYQFDKELAWHLFRQIVEGLAHIHGQGIIHRDLTPSNIFFDARNDIKIGDFGLAKFLKFEQLDQDPTLSTEATGVSLDGTGQIGTYFYTAPEIEQGWPKIDEKADMYSLGVVFFELWHPFGTAMERQIILSDLKLKGNLPSAWVAEFPEQASLLRRLMSSSPSDRPSAMELLQHAFPPRMEYELLDNMLRTMRTSEDTRVYDKVVSAIFDEEALMMKDQEQDADRLKLDGNVDPYISCTEFGAEMRDHVVDVTTEVFRQHCGKHLEFISMCMLDDRPYYIRNAVKVLTHGGDMLELCHELRLPFANWAVRKEKSSFKRYEVSYVYRRAIGHSPPNRYLQGDFDIIGGTSALTEAEIIKVTMDIVTRFFPADSCGIHLNHGDLLDSIWCWIGIKAEQRQKVAELLSLMSSLRPQSPEWKSKWVVIRRQLLQELKLAEAVVNRLQTVGSRFCGAAYQALPRLRGALPADKFTRKALDEVSNLISYLRVWKIEENVYINALMPPSEGYHRDLFFQVYLMRENTGGSISEAALLAIGGRYDYLLHQLWEHENKTNPPGAVGTSLALENIIEHSSAEIKPFRNEAGTSVLVCSRGGGGLLVERMELAAELWEENIKAEIVPVPDPSLTEQYEYANEHDIKCLVILTDASVSQSDSVKVRHIELKKEKVVDREKLIKFLLEAMATQFRNPSIWSN